The Podospora pseudocomata strain CBS 415.72m chromosome 1 map unlocalized CBS415.72m_1, whole genome shotgun sequence genome has a segment encoding these proteins:
- a CDS encoding uncharacterized protein (EggNog:ENOG503PEI3; COG:S), with translation MRYSVVTLLGLASAALAQWDPTDGFNVVSKPSFDEVIPAGKAYDIAWAPTEEFPEAITIKLYGGKARNSLDVVATIASGVDSAEGSYSWDVPADLGSAVVYGIRIDSETNSTRFQWGNPFTIKAGKVTLTTSGSTASATESSVTSTKASSTTSSVETKTTLTTTFSANISSTTAPAETTVTSVIDEEEVTTTTAAATTSSTAIPTGAGVRAVGGASSFALLGGVALAVLAF, from the exons ATGCGTTACTCCGTTGTCActcttctcggcctcgccaGCGCTGCCCTGGCCCAGTGGGATCCCACTGATGGTTTCAACGTCGTCTCCAAGCCTTCCTTTGACGAGGTCATCCCCGCTGGCAAGGCTTACGATATCGCGTGGGCCCCGACTGAGGAGTTCCCTGaggccatcaccatcaagctcTATGGCGGAAAGGCCCGTAACAGCCTAGACGTCGTGGCCACCATCGCCT CTGGTGTCGATAGTGCTGAAGGCAGTTACAGCTGGGACGTCCCCGCTGACTTGGGCTCTGCCGTTGTCTACGGTATCCGCATCGATTCGGAGACCAACAGCACCAGGTTCCAATGGGGCAACCCCTTCACCATCAAGGCGGGCAAGGTGACCCTCACTACCAGTGGAAGCACTGCTTCTGCTACCGAGTCCAGCgtcaccagcaccaaggCTAGCTCAACCACGTCCTCTGTTGAGACCAAGACCACcttgaccaccaccttctccgccaacatctcctccaccaccgctcccGCCGAGACCACCGTCACTTCCGTgatcgacgaggaggaggtcaccaccaccactgccgccgccactaCTTCCTCCACTGCCATTCCTACCGGTGCCGGTGTTCGTGCCGTTGGTGGCGCCAGCTCTTTTGCCCTTCTCGGTGGCGtcgccctcgccgtcctTGCTTTCTAA
- the TUB1_1 gene encoding alpha-tubulin (EggNog:ENOG503P005; COG:Z): MRGEVLHLHLGQAGAQLGNSAWELYLLEHGLGPDGRPDPNATIAEGGSFDTFFTETSNGKYVPRSLFVDLDPSPIDEIRTGNYRQLFHPETLISGKEDAANNYARGHYTIGKEMIDPVIDRIRRVVDNCSSLQGFLIFHSFGGGTGSGFGALLLERLSTDYAKKCKLEFTVYPAPRVSTAVVEPYNAVLSTHSTIENSDCTFLVDNEAVYDICRRNLDIPRPSYEHLNRLIAQVVSSITSSLRFDGALNVDLNEFQTNLVPYPRIHYPLISYAPVISAAKSAHESFKVSDLTFQCFEPNNQMVVCDPRKGKYMAVALLYRGDVVHRDCSAAVAQLKAKSSFNLVEWCPTGFKIGINYQKPVAVPTASPSDGGLASVDRSVSMLSNTTAIAEAWSRLDYKFDLMYSKRAFVHWYVGEGMEEGEFSEAREDLAALEKDYEEVAQDSVNDEELEAEY, translated from the exons ATGAGAGGCGAG GttctccatcttcatctGGGCCAGGCTGGTGCCCAGCTGGGTAACAGTGCTTGGGAGCT GTACCTCCTTGAGCACGGCCTCGGACCTGATGGCCGCCCTGATCCCAATGCCACCATTGCTGAGGGTGGTTCCTTCGacaccttcttcaccgaGACCAGCAACGGCAAATACGTCCCCAGGTCTCTCTTCGTCGATCTCGACCCTTCCCCCATTGATGAGATCCGTACCGGCAACTACAGACAGCTCTTCCACCCCGAGACTTTGATCAGCGGCAAGGAAGATGCGGCCAACAACTATGCTCGTGGTCACTACACCATTGGCAAGGAGATGATCGACCCTGTCATCGATCGTATCCGCCGTGTTGTTG ACAACTGCAGCTCCCTCCAAGGTTTCTTGATCTTCCACTCATTCGGTGGTGGTACCGGCTCTGGCTTCGGTGCTCTCCTCTTGGAGCGCCTCTCGACCGACTATGCCAAGAAGTGCAAGCTTGAGTTCACCGTTTACCCGGCCCCCCGTGTTTCGACTGCTGTCGTCGAACCCTACAACGCTGTTCTTAGCACCCACAGCACCATCGAGAACTCTGACTGCACCTTCTTGGTTGATAACGAGGCTGTGTATGACATCTGCCGCCGGAATCTGGACATTCCCCGGCCGAGTTACGAGCACCTGAACCGCCTGATCGCTCAGGTTGTCTCTTCCATCACCTCTTCCCTCCGCTTCGACGGTGCCCTCAACGTCGATTTGAACGAGTTCCAAACCAACTTGGTTCCCTACCCTCGTATTCACTACCCTCTTATCAGCTATGCTCCTGTCATTAGTGCTGCCAAGAGTGCTCATGAGAGCTTCAAGGTTTCTGACCTGACCTTCCAGT GCTTCGAGCCCAACAACCAGATGGTCGTTTGCGATCCCCGCAAGGGCAAGTACATGGCCGTCGCCCTCCTCTACCGCGGTGACGTTGTCCACCGCGACTGCTCCGCTGCCGTTgcccagctcaaggccaagtCCTCCTTCAACCTGGTCGAGTGGTGCCCCACCGGTTTCAAGATCGGCATCAACTACCAGAAGCCCGTCGCCGTCCCCACAGCCTCTCCCTCGGACGGCGGTCTCGCTTCCGTCGACCGCTCCGTCTCCATGTTGTCCAACACCACGGCCATCGCTGAGGCTTGGTCCCGCCTGGACTACAAATTCGACTTGATGTACAGCAAGCGTGCCTTTGTGCACTGGTACGTTGGTGAGGGCATGGAGGAAGGCGAGTTCAGCGAGGCCCGTGAGGACTTGGCTGCGCTGGAGAAGGACTACGAGGAGGTTGCCCAGGACTCGGTTAAtgacgaggagctcgaggctgAGTACTAa
- the NOP12 gene encoding Nucleolar protein 12 (EggNog:ENOG503NYK7; COG:A; BUSCO:EOG09264IQ7): MAKSKSLSAPSKAVDPALDSLFSTSAGPVQAPPKSRYSELPPPKSDDAPEESDEEDEDEEDEDEDDEELSELEDGADLEDLVDMEASEESGEEDDNDSENDEDDEDEDDASDSMSVDDEAEAAEVLESAAAKSKAEEEDGRKRKRKQRNDDEDLEAKYLERLQEDDEEERSGKRRKDANGKAAAVEKTEKTGDKDSDLDSDAEVPKHESLTANDAASELEKANRTVFLSNVSLEATTSRTAKKTLLKHLASILDPKADPPQKVESIRFRSTAFATAAIPKRAAFIKKEVMEATTKCTNAYAVYSTPQAVRLAVQKLNGTVVLDRHLRVDSVAHPAPVDHKRCVFVGNLGFVDDETVLNVKVDDEGNQTTTKKKRTKQPMDVEEGLWRVFGKEAGKVESVRVVRDNVTRVGKGIAYVQFYDGNDVEKAILLEGKKFPPMLPRELRVSRCKALHKTARALEAKHGKAGPPSKGDRKGRKGSSYVPKITPEDKTLAGRAGKLLGRGGAAKLTGGDKRKDRKDRPHRESAGAPQSQPSGIRPPEDFVFEGKRASVKDGKPKDLKFKGARNGEKRGYKKKTGPGGPTGRGAARAAKWREGGAKK, from the exons atggcgAAAAG CAAATCTCTCTCAGCGCCTTCCAAGGCTGTCGACCCAGCCCTTGACTCTTTGTTTTCCACCAGT GCTGGCCCAGTTCAAGCGCCCCCGAAGTCTCGGTATTCTGAATTGCCACCCCCAAAATCAGATGACGCCCCTGAAGAGTcggacgaagaagatgaggacgaggaggacgaggatgaggatgacgaagaaCTCTCGGAACTAGAGGATGGTGCCGACCTTGAAGATCTTGTTGATATGGAAGCCAGCGAAGAGTCtggcgaagaggatgatAACGACTCCGAAaacgacgaagatgacgaagacgaagatgatgccAGCGATAGCATGAGCGTGGatgacgaggccgaggctgcAGAGGTTTTGgaatcagcagcagcaaaaagtaaggccgaggaggaggatggacgTAAGAGAAAGCGGAAACAACGGAATGATGACGAAGATCTTGAGGCCAAATACCTTGAGCGTCTtcaggaggatgacgaggaggagcgaTCTGGGAAACGGCGCAAGGATGCGAACGGGAAGGCTGCGGCCGTTGAGAAGACTGAGAAGACTGGCGACAAGGACTCAGACTTGGACTCAGACGCCGAGGTTCCCAAGCATGAATCTCTGACAGCCAACGATGCAGCTTCAGAGCTTGAGAAGGCAAACCGCACCGTATTCCTCAGCAACGTCTCCTTGGAGGCGACCACTTCGCGCACAGCCAAGAAGACTCTTTTAAAGCACCTTGCCTCGATTTTGGATCCGAAAGCCGACCCTCCCCAGAAGGTGGAATCTATCCGCTTCCGCTCAACAGCTTTTGCCACTGCTGCTATCCCTAAGCGTGCGGCgttcatcaagaaggaggttaTGGAGGCGACAACAAAGTGCACCAATGCCTATGCTGTCTACAGCACCCCTCAGGCTGTTCGTCTTGCAGTACAGAAGTTGAATGGCACAGTGGTGTTGGACCGCCATCTCAGAGTGGACAGTGTCGCCCATCCAGCCCCCGTCGACCATAAGCGCTGCGTTTTTGTTGGCAACCTCGGTTTCGTTGACGATGAGACTGTACTGAACGTCAAGGTTGATGACGAGGGTAACCAAACGActacgaagaagaagaggaccaAGCAGCCTatggatgtcgaggaggggcTGTGGCGCGTCTTTGGCAAGGAGGCCGGCAAGGTCGAAAGCGTCCGGGTTGTCAGAGACAACGTCACCCGTGTCGGCAAGGGCATTGCTTATGTCCAGTTCTATGACGGAAACGACGTCGAGAAGGCTATTTTGCTGGAAGGAAAGAAGTTTCCCCCTATGCTCCCCCGCGAGCTCCGCGTATCGAGATGCAAGGCTCTTCACAAGACGGCCAGGGCTTTGGAGGCGAAGCACGGCAAGGCTGGTCCCCCATCAAAGGGAGATCGCAAGGGCAGGAAGGGCTCCAGCTATGTCCCCAAGATCACACCCGAAGACAAGACATTGGCTGGCAGAGCGGGTAAGCTTCTTGGTAGAGGCGGTGCTGCCAAGTTGACTGGCGGGGACAAGAGAAAGGACAGGAAAGACAGGCCTCATCGGGAGTCAGCTGGTGCTCCGCAAAGCCAACCTAGTGGCATTAGACCACCAGAAGACTTTGTATTTGAGGGTAAACGCGCAAGTGTCAAGGACGGAAAGCCAAAAGACCTGAAGTTCAAGGGTGCCAGAAATGGTGAGAAGAGAGGgtacaagaagaagacgggcCCAGGTGGCCCGACTGGCAGAGGTGCTGCGAGAGCGGCCAAGTGGAGGGAAGGTGGCGCAAAGAAATAA
- the DEP1 gene encoding Transcriptional regulatory protein (COG:S; EggNog:ENOG503Q3P2) codes for MATGDTVLPLAVSSPPPHLLDNSPSNLSSPLSEVEDKYGDHDEPDLEMKDDESNAQSTPKRNGAHGVPESDLASEPDEDSKLSEVDVNDSEAETERLFDTPPKNGATRDIVNAADGAGTRRFTDRRERVFERSPSKLQQQLQADIDAEDTPTANNSSEDEEAADDGDVSMASSDREDEPTKRPSRQLPPRSPTQAKKNQIITFTKQPVSQANSDDSSESKKRKRSSVVELPEAEQPPKKRAASIDPADREFSAGDVPMVDDDVLSTAPQSGEHTAEEDNIEEPVVPEGVKNTPVESVEEAVATSTRGKKGKRSPVKRRKSKSPEAGTPLEAPDEPPEDADVPSGVPTPQPEDRTADEIDEEAEAAHRNEEELERKKAAWEELAAIEKQFSNFRERLYQERLDQLNREEEMLLSDTPTHHELLAMLQCLEERRAETIRKSNLELQFKMSVLNHRAVAERAQIMSQFYQSVRAEREKTIEGLGQDWYDIQQERRRLTSVIPEYGLGFPATKAQAVRQAVSYTREVSILSGFAKHVGFPAAPTISGVTEEQLEDDLEAIASAREPVPRPIANPPPTFPQDLTAGFGPSLGLAGEQFIEQTPWLNPRHPAHRQQQPHRREQNLQHVFAPGPVQGSTPKSHSQQSGGLFSSSTSKIPNGDSPAQLHKNHSPSTVEAIKRTKLGPEPFRRDPAIQAS; via the exons ATGGCCACCGGTGACACCGTTTTGCCTTTGGCAGTGTCgagccctcctccacacctGCTGGACAACAGCCCCAGCAACCTCTCGAGTCCTTTGAGCGAGGTCGAGGACAAGTACGGCGATCATGACGAGCCGGATCTTGAAATGAAAGATGACGAAAGCAATGCACAGAGCACACCCAAAAGAAACGGAGCTCATGGCGTACCGGAATCCGATCTCGCTTCAGAGCCAGACGAGGACAGCAAACTGTCCGAGGTGGACGTCAATGACTCCGAAGCAGAAACCGAAAGATTATTCGATACACCTCCCAAGAACGGCGCGACACGCGACATTGTGAACGCCGCCGATGGTGCGGGAACCCGACGATTCACCGATCGGCGCGAGCGGGTCTTTGAGCGAAGCCCCAGCAAgctccaacagcagctccaaGCCGACATAGACGCTGAAGATACTCCCACCGCGAACAATAGTtccgaggatgaggaggcagCAGACGACGGCGACGTGTCAATGGCATCGAGTGATCGCGAGGACGAGCCCACAAAGAGACCATCACGACAGCTGCCACCACGGTCGCCTACACAAGCCAAAAAGAACCAAATAATCACATTTACCAAACAACCGGTATCACAAGCCAACAGCGATGATTCGAGCGAGTCTAAGAAACGAAAGCGATCCTCGGTTGTCGAGCTACCAGAAGCCGAGCAGCCTCCCAAGAAGCGAGCTGCCTCGATTGACCCCGCCGACCGCGAGTTCTCCGCCGGTGACGTCCCGAtggttgacgatgatgtgCTATCCACGGCTCCGCAAAGCGGGGAACAtaccgccgaggaggataaCATTGAGGAACCGGTCGTCCCCGAGGGGGTCAAAAACACACCCGTGGAGTCTGTTGAAGAGGCCGTTGCGACGTCAACtagaggcaaaaaagggaAACGCAGTCCCGTAAAACGACGAAAGAGCAAAAGTCCTGAAGCTGGCACACCTTTGGAAGCTCCAGATGAACCACCCGAAGATGCCGACGTCCCCAGTGGTGTGCCGACGCCTCAGCCAGAGGATCGCACGGCCGACGAAATCGACGAAGAGGCCGAGGCAGCACACAGAAACGAAGAAGAGT TGGAGCGCAAAAAGGCAGCCTGGGAAGAGCTTGCCGCCATTGAGAAGCAATTCTCCAACTTTCGGGAGCG TCTATACCAGGAACGCTTAGACCAGCTTAACCGCGAGGAAGAGATGCTGCTGAGTGACACTCCTACACATCACGAACTCCTCGCAATGCTACAATGTCTCGAAGAGCGCCGAGCCGAAACAATACGGAAGAGCAACCTCGAATTGCAGTTCAAAATGTCTGTACTCAACCATCGAGCGGTCGCGGAGCGGGCACAAATCATGTCGCAGTTCTATCAGTCTGTGCGGGCCgaaagagaaaagacaaTTGAGGGTCTTGGCCAAGACTGGTACGACATTCAACAAGAAAGAAGACGGTTGACAAGTGTCATTCCGGAATACGGCCTGGGGTTCCCAGCAACAAAGGCCCAGGCCGTCAGACAAGCCGTGTCTTACACAAGAGAGGTGTCGATACTTTCTGGGTTTGCGAAACATGTCGGCTTTCCGGCTGCGCCCACGATATCAGGGGTTACAGAAGAACAGCTGGAGGACGATCTGGAAGCTATTGCA AGCGCTCGTGAGCCGGTACCTAGACCGATCGccaaccctcctccgacATTCCCTCAGGACCTGACGGCAGGATTTGGGCCTTCGCTTGGCCTAGCAGGAGAGCAGTTTATTGAGCAAACACCTTGGCTCAACCCTCGGCACCCAGCACatcgacaacagcaaccgcaCCGACGAGAACAAAACCTACAGCACGTTTTTGCACCCGGGCCAGTGCAAGGATCAACACCCAAAAGTCACTCGCAACAGTCCGGTGGTCTCTTTTCTTCTAGTACCTCGAAAATACCGAACGGTGACTCGCCAGCACAGCTGCACAAAAACCACTCACCAAGCACTGTCGAAGCCATCAAAAGGACAAAACTCGGCCCTGAGCCATTCCGGCGCGACCCAGCGATACAGGCGTCCTAA
- a CDS encoding uncharacterized protein (EggNog:ENOG503P6TA; BUSCO:EOG09265KSE): MSGLRHNSYYDKKLAQSPALVRARRPYLFKNALTGLALVGITASIYTYTLMAVGQDDFEDVKVPDVPVQPAKK, encoded by the exons ATGTCAGG ACTTAGGCATAACTCATACTACGACAAGAAGCTGGCCCAATCGCCAGCTCTTGTCCGCGCCCGCCGGCCCTACCTCTTCAAGAACGCCCTTACCGGTCTCGCCCTGGTGGGAATCACTGCTAGTATAT ACACATATACCCTCATGGCGGTCGGCCAAGACGATTTCGAAGACGTCAAGGTACCTGATGTGCCTGTGCAACCTGCGAAGAAATGA
- a CDS encoding uncharacterized protein (EggNog:ENOG503NX2V; COG:A; BUSCO:EOG09260C2V) yields MASTPAVPIEEQLKQLNAARKLALENSAYYDRIVKGVLPVIGPTSSIELKRWGAEFLAESLATPVLSMRDKESLTLSVLDTLKSLLESEQDDAIVLKASIAAAASAYPVVLRWIIHNSYHTEAWEQISAIKSRILRIWDGAPAPVRLSCIKFAQRVVLAQTTSNGQEVKYGGLDISLSMVPANHPLLDPRLMEAEATGLLDRMLGVLQDNSNDALLVDATLNCLSILIRTRPSTSNRIINCVLNFNPLKLANSPMTPKNKVLMKSMEKTTRMLMINILKRHVDPNNQHSGRVQQYVERLMRSRAEIFDEAGRKRQLADQAAAQYGDLKRQKMQDASAAAPEPAAPAQPAVIPPLAPGPQTLAAVFTLTNNPGLQAFDATSIPANLVAKIVARTLNTLDQSVLDFAVNGIRSRLHTLQAAAVTAAAQYAAHGAAGLPGAINPATAPLGVEEDDDDYEPNLDAAEDTEQILNKLDNAPPETALDEYADPNAALGLGPFTLAPPPLIDADVASKLSSAAASRLFGPLSSLSSEGPSKKPKAGINRLAASSYDRDSWLTVATRLATRSTFGLEEEEQEEQTSAVKSEEGAVSYPLASTFNQSIREMLFTYILEDWRPRIEVAVAWLSEEWYNDQLTKRTGLRNAPLHYETWALRLLDGFMTFITAQDKVLTRFLAEIPELSGELLGRLKTLCGDPNTLGLAMTSLLYLVMMRPPARELALDTVGGIWVEYEEARPLAAKYLSKWRPGWVEQQMHLQAAKAVAGGGGNGAAGIAA; encoded by the exons ATGGCTTCTACACCAGCTGTCCCCATTGAGGAGCAGCTCAAGCAACTCAACGCTGCTCGGAAATTGGCCTTGGAAAACTCGGCTTACTACGACCGCATCGTCAAGGGTGTTTTACCTGTCATCGGACCGACATCATCGATCGAACTCAAGAGATGGGGAGCTGAGTTTCTGGCCGAGTCGCTGGCCACTCCAGTGCTTTCGATGCGCGACAAGGAGAGCTTAACGCTCTCGGTACTTGACACGCTCAAGTCGTTATTGGAGAGTGAGCAGGATGATGCGATTGTGCTGAAGGCTAGCATTGCTGCCGCGGCGAGCGCGTACCCAGTTGTTTTGAGGTGGAT TATTCACAACAGCTATCACACAGAGGCTTGGGAACAAATCTCAGCGATAAAATCGAGGATCCTCAGGATCTGGGATGGAGCCCCGGCCCCCGTCAGACTAAGCTGCATCAAGTTTGCGCAGCGTGTTGTGCTCGCCCAAACAACGTCCAACGGCCAGGAGGTCAAGTATGGTGGACTCGACATTTCGCTGAGCATGGTGCCGGCGAATCACCCTTTGCTAGACCCACGACTGATGGAGGCAGAGGCTACTGGCCTTCTCGACCGGATGTTGGGGGTGCTACAGGATAACAGCAACGATGCTCTCCTTGTCGATGCGACCTTGAACTGCCTTTCGATCCTGATCCGAACCAGGCCAAGCACTTCGAACCGCATCATTAATTGTGTGCTCAACTTTAACCCTCTCAAGTTGGCCAACTCGCCCATGACGCCGAAAAACAAGGTGCTCATGAAGTCAATGGAGAAAACGACCCGGATGCTCATGATTAATATTTTGAAGAGGCATGT GGATCCCAACAATCAACACAGCGGCCGTGTCCAGCAGTATGTTGAGCGGTTGATGCGCTCTCGCGCCGAGATATTCGATGAAGCGGGTCGGAAGAGACAGCTTGCTGACCAAGCGGCTGCCCAATATGGCGATCTCAAGAGACAGAAGATGCAGGATGCTTCTGCTGCCGCTCCTGAACCTGCCGCGCCAGCACAGCCAGCCGTGATCCCGCCATTAGCACCAGGACCTCAGACTCTTGCTGCCGTTTTCACGTTGACCAATAACCCTGGTCTCCAGGCCTTTGATGCTACCAGCATTCCCGCCAACCTAGTGGCCAAGATTGTGGCTAGGACGCTCAATACTCTGGACCAAAGTGTCTTGGACTTTGCGGTAAACGGTATAAGAAGTCGTCTTCACACTCTTCAGGCTGCTGCGGTGACGGCGGCAGCCCAGTATGCCGCCCATGGAGCTGCGGGTTTACCTGGTGCTATCAACCCTGCTACGGCACCTTTGGgagtggaagaggatgacgatgattACGAGCCCAACCTTGACGCGGCGGAAGATACGGAGCAGATTCTCAACAAGCTCGACAATGCACCCCCCGAGACGGCGCTCGACGAATATGCCGATCCCAACGCtgccctcggcctcggcccaTTCACCctcgcaccaccacccctgaTCGACGCCGACGTGGCCTCCAAACTCAGCTCCGCCGCGGCCTCCCGCCTCTTTGGCCCTCTATCCTCTTTATCATCAGAAGGCCCAAGCAAGAAGCCAAAAGCGGGCATCAACCGCCTTGCCGCCTCGTCGTATGATCGCGATTCCTGGCTCACCGTTGCCACTCGACTCGCCACCCGCAGCACATTCGGcctcgaagaagaagaacaagaagaacaaacCTCGGCAGTCAAATCCGAAGAAGGCGCCGTCTCCTACCCGTTGGCCTCCACCTTTAACCAATCCATCCGCGAGATGTTATTCACCTACATACTCGAAGACTGGCGGCCGAGAATAGAAGTCGCGGTCGCGTGGCTCAGCGAGGAGTGGTACAATGACCAGCTCACCAAGCGGACGGGGCTGAGGAACGCGCCGCTGCACTACGAGACGTGGGCGCTGAGGTTGCTGGACGGGTTCATGACTTTTATCACGGCGCAGGATAAAGTCTTGACGAGGTTTTTGGCCGAAATTCCGGAGCTGAGCGGGGAGTTGCTTGGGAGGCTGAAGACGCTGTGTGGGGATCCGAATACTTTGGGCTTGGCGATGACGAGCTTGTTGTATCTTGTTATGATGAGGCCACCTGCGAGGGAGTTGGCGTTGGATACGGTTGGGGGGATTTGGGTTGAGT atgaggaggcgagacCGCTGGCTGCGAAATACTTGAGCAAGTGGCGGCCGGGGTGGGTTGAGCAGCAGATGCACTTGCAGGCTGCGAAGGCTGTggctggggggggtgggaatggggcTGCTGGTATTGCTGCTTAG
- the SHE3 gene encoding mother-specific HO expression (COG:U; EggNog:ENOG503P6YB), producing the protein MSRTAAGSTAPNTNGVNGKAAPPAPSSSAAATTSSSSLSPSRMNSTIRAVPSFDRSSAEDSSSDGTNAATSRNSALSSSINSTASMSSSESAANLTPNGGGLHKIPSVGRLRPGPSGASIGENSYSNSDQNSTPGTRTLRSFPSMGDIPQRGSSISATGYPSAADNPGPNGGGSPTPNEMSLAAGEAHLSGGWDNSVGKAGLGKTGRVINRLVSDNESLKRDIKIERLRAEEARQQAQLLKDQLDRTTREHESQMLDVNVTKTLLARKERQVEALQQTVELERTRAVSATDRERIWKEELEKVKAECKRQVEEANNQVLLTDGRYNALASHWGGEGERYRKRTDKMRKEFEELSEKRREDDEKIRRHEQMIDQMYVEIDDLEKQNRALWEMFERYKKEKDESLRGMTEDNLRQAEELQRTIEEAKEARDKLRWALNVKENVKGAK; encoded by the coding sequence ATGTCACGAACGGCCGCAGGATCAACAGCACCAAATACAAACGGAGTAAACGGTAAGGCAGCGCCACCAGCgccgtcatcctcggcggccgcaacaacatcctcttcctccctctccccaagcCGCATGAATTCCACCATTCGCGCGGTACCAAGTTTTGATCGTTCCTCCGCCGAAGACTCGAGCAGCGACGGCACAAACGCGGCAACGTCGAGGAACTCTGCACTTTCGAGCTCGATCAACAGCACAGCGAGCATGTCTTCTTCCGAGTCGGCGGCGAACCTGACGCCCAACGGCGGTGGGCTCCACAAGATTCCATCGGTGGGAAGGCTGCGACCTGGCCCGTCGGGGGCTTCGATTGGCGAGAATAGTTACAGTAACAGTGATCAGAACAGCACGCCAGGGACGAGAACGCTGCGGTCATTTCCTAGCATGGGTGACATTCCGCAGCGGGGGAGCAGTATTAGCGCTACCGGTTACCCCTCGGCGGCTGACAACCCCGGCCCCAACGGTGGAGGAAGCCCGACTCCTAATGAGATGtcgcttgctgctggggaggcGCATCTCTCGGGGGGGTGGGACAACTCGGTGGGCaaggctgggttggggaagacggggagggtgatCAACCGGTTGGTGTCGGACAACGAGTCGTTGAAGAGGGACATCAAGATTGAGAGGctgagggcggaggaggcgaggcaGCAGGCGCAGCTGCTGAAGGACCAGCTGGACAGGACGACGCGGGAGCACGAGAGCCAGATGCTGGATGTCAATGTCACCAAGACTTTGCTAGCGCGTAAGGAGCGGCAGGTGGAGGCGCTGCAGCAGACGGTGGAGCTGGAGCGGACGAGGGCTGTGTCGGCGACGGACAGGGAGAGGAtctggaaggaggagctggagaaggtcaaggccGAGTGCAAAcggcaggtggaggaggcgaacAATCAGGTTTTGCTGACGGACGGGCGGTATAACGCGCTTGCGAGCCActggggcggggagggggagaggtacaggaagaggacggacaagatgaggaaggagtttgaggagctgagcgagaagaggagggaggatgacgagaagaTTAGGAGGCACGAGCAGATGATTGATCAGATGTATGTGGAGATTGATGATTTGGAGAAGCAGAACAGGGCGCTGTGGGAGATGTTTGAGCGgtacaagaaggagaaggacgagAGCTTGAGGGGGATGACGGAGGATAATTTGAGGCaggcggaggagctgcagAGGACGAttgaggaggcgaaggaggcgagggataAGTTGAGGTGGGCGTTGAATGTGAAGGAGAATGTCAAGGGGGCGAAATAA